A region from the Gammaproteobacteria bacterium genome encodes:
- a CDS encoding DUF72 domain-containing protein, which translates to MTQAPPQIRIGTSGWVYPHWRDAFYPAGLPQADWLRYYAARLHSVEINGSFYRLPGEAAVADWCDEVSQDFVFAVKASRYITHMKKLREPEATWPPFIERMAGLGKHLGPILFQLPPRWRVNLERLQGLLEALGGKYRAAFEFRDPSWFDDRVYALLEKHGAALCIYELAGFKSPHEVTADFVYLRLHGPSGAYQGCYSPQRLSAWARRLHDWQAQGRGVYCYFDNDEAGYAAHNALQLQRYMR; encoded by the coding sequence ATGACGCAGGCGCCACCGCAGATACGGATCGGAACGTCGGGCTGGGTGTACCCGCACTGGCGCGACGCCTTTTATCCCGCCGGCCTGCCGCAAGCCGACTGGCTGCGCTATTACGCGGCCAGGCTGCATTCGGTGGAGATCAACGGCAGCTTCTATCGACTGCCCGGCGAGGCCGCGGTGGCGGACTGGTGCGACGAGGTGTCGCAGGACTTCGTATTCGCCGTCAAGGCCAGCCGCTACATCACGCACATGAAAAAACTGCGCGAGCCGGAAGCCACCTGGCCGCCGTTCATCGAACGCATGGCCGGGCTCGGTAAGCACCTGGGACCGATCCTGTTCCAATTGCCGCCCCGCTGGCGGGTCAATCTCGAACGCCTGCAGGGGCTGCTCGAAGCGCTGGGCGGCAAATACCGCGCCGCCTTCGAGTTTCGCGATCCCAGTTGGTTCGACGACCGCGTCTACGCGTTGCTGGAAAAACACGGCGCGGCGCTTTGCATCTACGAACTCGCAGGCTTCAAGTCGCCGCACGAAGTCACCGCGGATTTCGTCTACCTGCGCCTGCATGGACCGAGTGGTGCCTATCAGGGCTGCTACAGCCCGCAGCGCTTGAGCGCCTGGGCCAGACGATTGCACGACTGGCAGGCGCAGGGACGCGGCGTGTACTGTTATTTCGACAACGACGAGGCGGGCTACGCCGCGCACAACGCCCTGCAGTTGCAGCGTTATATGCGGTAA
- the ubiA gene encoding 4-hydroxybenzoate octaprenyltransferase, translating into MSFVLERLHQYALLTRLDKPIGSLLLLWPTLWSLWIAAKGVPNLLVLAVFVIGVFVMRSAGCAINDYADRDFDGSVARTSNRPLAAGRIRPREAIGVFVVLALVAFGLVLLMNRLTVWLSLGGAVLAATYPFMKRYHYLPQVHLGAAFGWGIPMAYAAQTGHFPTQTIWLLFLTNIIWSTAYDTMYAMTDREDDLKIGVKSTAILFGRYDKLLVGILQALVLLSLYLVGQQAGLGLYYHLGLLVAAGFAVYEQWLVRNREPMACFRAFLNNNWFGFAVFVGMALDYALR; encoded by the coding sequence GTGAGCTTCGTGCTGGAACGCCTGCACCAGTACGCCCTGCTGACCCGGCTCGACAAGCCGATCGGTTCGCTGCTGCTGCTCTGGCCCACCCTGTGGTCGTTGTGGATCGCCGCCAAGGGCGTGCCGAACCTGCTGGTGCTGGCGGTGTTCGTAATCGGTGTGTTCGTGATGCGCTCCGCCGGTTGCGCCATCAACGACTATGCGGACCGCGATTTCGACGGCAGCGTGGCCCGCACCAGCAACCGGCCGCTGGCCGCCGGACGCATCCGTCCGCGCGAGGCGATCGGGGTGTTCGTGGTGCTGGCGCTGGTCGCCTTCGGGCTGGTGCTGCTGATGAACCGCCTCACCGTGTGGCTGTCGCTCGGCGGCGCGGTTCTGGCCGCCACCTACCCGTTCATGAAGCGTTATCACTACCTGCCGCAGGTGCACCTGGGCGCGGCCTTCGGCTGGGGTATCCCCATGGCCTATGCCGCCCAGACCGGCCACTTCCCGACCCAGACGATCTGGCTGCTGTTTCTGACCAACATCATCTGGTCGACGGCCTACGACACGATGTATGCCATGACCGACCGCGAGGACGACCTCAAGATCGGCGTCAAATCGACAGCCATCCTGTTCGGACGCTATGACAAGCTGCTGGTGGGCATCCTGCAGGCATTGGTCCTGCTCTCCCTGTATCTGGTCGGGCAGCAGGCCGGCCTGGGCCTTTACTATCACCTCGGCCTGCTGGTCGCCGCCGGCTTCGCCGTCTACGAACAGTGGCTGGTGCGCAACCGCGAGCCGATGGCCTGTTTCCGCGCCTTCCTCAACAACAACTGGTTCGGGTTCGCGGTCTTCGTCGGCATGGCGCTGGACTACGCCCTGCGCTGA
- a CDS encoding ComF family protein, whose protein sequence is MRIRDRLLDVLYPPRCLVCGQGGVPGRDLCLACAAELPWQGHACTHCALPLPAGSSERCGRCQRRRPAFDSARAVFEYRPPLDSLLPRLKYGARLSHGRLLGQLMAERLAPGLEMRPDCVLPVPLHRRRLTERGFNQALELARPVARALGVPLAMDGVRRVRSTPPQVGLAAKARRANLRGAFELRSGFRPAHVLIVDDVMTTGATVDELARVLKRAGVRRVDVWACARAAPGK, encoded by the coding sequence ATGCGTATCAGGGATCGATTGCTGGATGTGTTGTATCCGCCGCGCTGTCTGGTCTGCGGCCAGGGGGGCGTGCCGGGGCGGGATTTGTGCCTCGCCTGCGCCGCGGAACTGCCCTGGCAGGGACATGCCTGCACGCACTGCGCCCTGCCGCTGCCGGCAGGTTCCTCTGAGCGCTGCGGGCGCTGCCAGCGTCGCCGCCCGGCTTTTGACAGTGCCCGCGCCGTGTTCGAGTACCGGCCGCCGCTGGACAGCCTCCTGCCGCGCCTCAAGTACGGGGCGCGCCTCAGTCACGGGCGGCTGCTGGGACAACTGATGGCGGAGCGCCTGGCGCCGGGTCTGGAGATGCGGCCCGACTGCGTGCTTCCCGTGCCGCTGCATCGGCGCCGTCTGACGGAACGCGGCTTCAATCAGGCCCTGGAGCTGGCCCGTCCGGTGGCGCGTGCGCTGGGTGTACCGTTGGCGATGGATGGAGTGCGGCGAGTGCGTTCCACGCCGCCTCAGGTGGGGCTGGCCGCCAAGGCCCGGCGCGCCAATCTGCGCGGCGCCTTCGAACTCCGGTCGGGGTTCCGGCCTGCTCATGTCCTGATCGTCGACGACGTGATGACCACGGGCGCGACCGTGGACGAACTGGCGCGGGTGCTGAAGCGCGCGGGCGTAAGGCGGGTGGACGTGTGGGCCTGTGCGCGGGCCGCGCCCGGCAAATGA
- the bioB gene encoding biotin synthase BioB, whose product MTDIRHDWSRDEILALMNRPLNDLLFEAQRVHREHFDPNKVQVSSLLSIKTGACPEDCGYCPQSAHHHTELEPERLLPLDEVVEAARNARANGASRFCMGAAWRNPTDKNLERVVEMIEAVRAEGLETCVTLGMLTERQSQRLKQAGLDYYNHNLDTSPEFYGNVITTRIYQDRLETLEHVRDAGINVCSGGILGMGESRPDRAGLLQQLANLPRHPESVPINNLVQVEGTPLAGTPELDPIEFVRIIACARILMPASYVRLSAGRTEMSDELQALCFFAGANSIFYGDKLLTTPNPSENHDLVLFDRLGIQVEEGHHTSEAQSQTA is encoded by the coding sequence ATGACTGACATTCGACACGACTGGAGCCGGGACGAGATCCTGGCCCTCATGAACCGCCCGCTGAACGACCTGTTGTTCGAGGCCCAGCGCGTGCACCGCGAACACTTCGACCCCAACAAGGTCCAGGTCAGCAGCCTGCTGTCCATCAAGACCGGCGCCTGCCCCGAGGATTGCGGCTATTGCCCGCAAAGCGCCCATCATCACACCGAGTTGGAACCCGAGCGCCTGCTGCCGCTGGACGAGGTCGTGGAGGCCGCGCGCAACGCCAGGGCCAACGGCGCCAGCCGTTTCTGCATGGGTGCCGCGTGGCGCAATCCGACCGACAAGAACCTGGAACGTGTGGTCGAGATGATCGAGGCCGTGCGCGCCGAGGGTCTCGAGACCTGCGTCACCCTGGGCATGCTCACCGAACGCCAGAGCCAGCGTCTCAAGCAGGCCGGGCTCGACTATTACAACCACAACCTGGACACCTCGCCGGAGTTCTACGGCAACGTCATCACCACCCGCATCTACCAGGACCGGCTGGAAACGCTGGAACATGTACGGGACGCCGGCATCAACGTGTGCAGCGGCGGAATTCTCGGCATGGGCGAATCGCGCCCGGACCGCGCCGGCCTGCTCCAGCAGCTCGCCAACCTGCCGCGTCATCCGGAATCGGTGCCGATCAACAATCTGGTGCAGGTCGAAGGTACCCCGCTGGCCGGCACCCCCGAGCTCGATCCGATCGAGTTCGTGCGCATCATCGCCTGCGCGCGCATTCTCATGCCCGCCTCGTACGTGCGCCTGTCGGCCGGCCGCACCGAGATGAGCGACGAACTGCAGGCGCTGTGCTTTTTTGCAGGCGCCAACTCGATCTTTTATGGTGACAAGCTCCTGACCACGCCCAATCCCAGCGAAAACCACGACCTCGTGCTGTTCGACCGGCTGGGCATACAGGTGGAGGAAGGACACCACACCAGCGAGGCGCAATCCCAAACGGCCTGA
- a CDS encoding APC family permease → MTERRLRKEAGPVGLLYASLGGMIGSGWLFGSLHAAKLAGPLSMWSWIIGAVAVLLLALVYSELVTLLPKSGALVHLSHLSHGDLLGRIWGWILFFGYVTIAPVEVMAVLTYANNYLPGLVDPHSGLLTHLGFFAAIICLALIVALNLLAIRWVLLINSAATWWKIAIPVLTIGVLLSHAHHVENLHAAAGHYEFSGIFTAVASAGVIFSFFGFRQAIDLAGETDNPSRNIPLAVIGSVLIAALIYVGLQFAFLLALDPAQIGNDWRSLHFTGVTGPLAALSVSVGATWWAIVLYADAIASPGGTGFIYTTASSRVTMAAGEMRTLPQSLAEVNGHGVPVRALIVTFLAGAIFFFPFPSWQKLVGYISSVTVLSYGLGPIVLLHLRRTLPDAPRPFRLRFVWLFAPAAFIISNWIVLWTGLATANVLFGMIAVMFLAYTAYHYLFRAAPKGAFGWRQIAWVFPYFIGLWLLLVYGPASLGGNGALSFGEDMLISAVFSLVIMGLALATGVRAEDSAEYLEQLISAPEQAAP, encoded by the coding sequence GTGACTGAACGCAGACTTCGCAAGGAGGCCGGCCCCGTCGGCCTGCTTTACGCAAGCCTGGGCGGCATGATCGGGTCCGGTTGGCTGTTCGGCTCCCTGCATGCCGCCAAGCTCGCCGGACCGTTAAGCATGTGGTCCTGGATCATCGGCGCCGTCGCCGTCCTGCTGCTCGCCCTGGTCTACTCCGAACTCGTCACGCTGCTGCCCAAGAGCGGCGCCCTGGTTCACCTCAGTCACCTGAGCCACGGTGACCTGCTCGGCCGGATATGGGGCTGGATCCTGTTCTTCGGCTACGTGACCATCGCACCGGTCGAAGTCATGGCGGTGCTCACCTACGCCAACAACTACCTGCCGGGGCTTGTCGATCCGCACAGCGGCCTGCTCACCCACCTCGGCTTCTTTGCCGCCATCATCTGCCTGGCGCTGATCGTCGCCCTCAACCTGCTCGCCATCCGCTGGGTGCTGCTCATCAACAGCGCGGCCACCTGGTGGAAGATCGCCATCCCCGTACTGACCATCGGGGTGCTGCTGAGCCACGCCCACCATGTCGAGAACCTGCATGCCGCCGCCGGTCATTACGAGTTCTCCGGCATCTTCACCGCCGTCGCCAGCGCCGGGGTGATTTTCAGCTTTTTCGGTTTCCGTCAGGCCATCGACCTGGCGGGCGAGACGGACAACCCCTCGCGCAACATCCCGCTGGCGGTGATCGGCTCGGTACTCATCGCCGCGCTGATCTACGTCGGGCTGCAGTTCGCCTTCCTGCTGGCGCTCGATCCGGCCCAGATCGGCAACGACTGGCGCAGCCTGCATTTCACCGGTGTCACCGGTCCCCTGGCCGCACTCAGCGTGAGTGTCGGCGCCACCTGGTGGGCAATCGTGCTGTACGCCGATGCCATCGCCTCCCCGGGCGGCACCGGCTTCATCTACACCACGGCCAGCTCGCGCGTCACCATGGCCGCGGGTGAAATGCGCACCCTGCCGCAGTCGCTGGCCGAGGTGAACGGCCATGGCGTCCCGGTACGCGCCCTGATAGTCACCTTCCTCGCGGGCGCGATCTTCTTTTTCCCGTTCCCGTCCTGGCAAAAACTGGTCGGCTATATCTCTTCGGTCACCGTGCTGTCCTACGGGCTCGGTCCCATCGTGCTGCTGCATCTGCGCCGGACTCTCCCCGATGCCCCGCGCCCCTTCCGGTTACGGTTCGTGTGGCTGTTCGCGCCCGCAGCCTTCATCATTTCAAACTGGATCGTTCTGTGGACCGGCCTGGCAACGGCGAACGTGTTGTTCGGGATGATCGCGGTGATGTTCCTGGCCTATACCGCCTATCACTATTTGTTCCGCGCGGCGCCGAAGGGTGCGTTCGGCTGGCGGCAGATCGCCTGGGTGTTCCCCTATTTCATCGGCCTGTGGCTGCTGCTGGTGTACGGCCCCGCCTCGCTGGGCGGCAACGGTGCACTCAGTTTCGGCGAGGACATGCTGATCAGTGCCGTGTTCAGCCTGGTCATCATGGGCCTGGCGCTGGCCACCGGCGTGCGCGCCGAGGACAGTGCGGAATACCTCGAGCAACTGATCAGCGCACCGGAGCAGGCCGCGCCCTGA
- the gorA gene encoding glutathione-disulfide reductase, translating to MKQFDLIAIGGGSGGLSVAERAAAYGAKCAVVESGRLGGTCVNVGCVPKKVMWYGAEFAHALTDAPDYGFDLQQGGFDWGELVRKREAYISGINAWYHTYLSDSDIEEIPGYARFVDAHTLEVDGERLRADHIVIASGGRPSIPDVKGAEHGITSDGFFELQTQPRNVAVIGAGYIAVELAGVLNALGSEVSLYLRREHFLRSFDDMLRETLMECMVEEGVNIFPRTQVREVVREQDGSLTLDCDQGHRTEGFDTVIWAIGRDPNTADLDLEKTGVIHDADGYIPTDRFQNTNVDGIYAIGDVTGRAQLTPVAIAAGRRLADRLFGGKPERHLNYENIPSVVFSHPPIGTVGLTEDEARELHGSAVKVYQTRFTPMSHAFTERKMRTAMKLVTVGAHEKVVGCHIIGPGADEMLQGFAVAIRMGATKQDFDDTVAIHPTSAEELVTMR from the coding sequence ATGAAACAGTTTGATCTGATTGCAATCGGCGGCGGCAGCGGCGGGCTTTCGGTGGCCGAACGCGCCGCCGCCTACGGGGCCAAATGCGCCGTGGTGGAGTCGGGGCGCCTCGGCGGTACCTGCGTGAACGTCGGTTGCGTACCCAAAAAAGTGATGTGGTATGGAGCGGAATTCGCCCACGCCCTGACGGACGCGCCGGACTACGGGTTCGACCTGCAGCAGGGTGGCTTCGACTGGGGCGAGCTGGTGCGCAAACGCGAGGCCTATATCAGCGGTATCAACGCCTGGTACCACACCTATTTGTCCGACTCCGACATCGAGGAGATTCCGGGATACGCCCGTTTCGTCGACGCCCATACCCTGGAGGTGGACGGCGAGCGCCTGCGGGCGGACCACATCGTGATCGCCAGCGGTGGCCGGCCTTCCATACCGGACGTAAAAGGAGCGGAACACGGCATTACATCGGACGGATTTTTCGAGCTGCAGACTCAGCCGCGTAACGTGGCAGTGATAGGCGCCGGCTACATTGCGGTGGAGCTGGCCGGTGTTCTGAATGCCCTGGGTTCAGAGGTCAGCCTGTACCTGCGGCGCGAACACTTCCTGCGCAGTTTCGACGACATGCTGCGCGAGACCCTGATGGAGTGCATGGTGGAGGAGGGAGTGAACATCTTCCCGCGTACCCAGGTGCGGGAGGTGGTCAGGGAACAGGACGGCAGTCTCACCCTGGACTGCGATCAGGGCCATCGCACCGAAGGTTTCGATACCGTGATCTGGGCCATCGGCCGCGATCCGAATACGGCCGACCTAGATCTGGAAAAAACCGGCGTAATCCACGACGCGGACGGCTACATCCCCACCGACCGCTTTCAGAACACCAATGTGGACGGAATCTACGCCATCGGCGACGTCACCGGGCGTGCCCAGCTGACGCCGGTTGCGATCGCCGCGGGCCGGCGGCTGGCCGATCGCCTGTTCGGCGGCAAGCCGGAGCGTCACCTGAACTACGAGAACATTCCCAGCGTCGTGTTCAGTCATCCGCCCATCGGCACCGTCGGCCTGACCGAGGACGAGGCCCGCGAACTGCACGGCAGTGCGGTGAAGGTGTATCAGACGCGCTTCACGCCGATGTCGCACGCCTTCACCGAGCGCAAGATGCGCACGGCGATGAAGCTGGTGACGGTGGGCGCGCACGAGAAGGTGGTGGGCTGCCATATCATCGGCCCCGGCGCCGACGAAATGCTGCAGGGCTTTGCCGTAGCCATCCGCATGGGGGCGACCAAGCAGGATTTCGACGACACGGTGGCGATCCATCCCACCAGCGCCGAGGAACTCGTGACCATGCGGTGA